Genomic DNA from Prevotella intermedia ATCC 25611 = DSM 20706:
TGTAGGCAGGTTTCGTAGTGCACACTCATAATGGCAGCCCCCGCATCAGCAGTCTGTTGAATATAGTTTTCGGGGTGGACAATCATATAATGAACGTCCATAGGCTTTTTGCAAGCCTTGCCAACAGCTTTGAGAATGGGGAAACCGAAAGAAATGTTAGGAACAAATACACCGTCCATTATATCCATATGGATATAATCGGCTTCGCTCTTATTTATCATTTCGATGTCTTTGTCTAAGTGCAAGAAGTCGGCTGATAATAGCGATGGTGATACTAAAGTTTTCATTTTTCTAATTAAGACAATAGGTTTCTAACTTGCCGTTTACTTTCATTGCTCTGTAAGTATAAGCAATTTGGCGAATAATGTTCAACGTTTTTTCTGACGGTTTCATTTCTTCTTTTGTAAATATTTCTATCATAGGCTATGTTATTTGTTACATACTCTTTTATACATCAAACGCATTCTTTATCTTATTATTATATTTTTCTCTAATCTTTTCATTAACTTTGTAGTATGAAAGATATTTTGGAAGCAATTGTAGCCAATAAACAGAAAGAATTGGAGCAATGGAAACAGTATGTTCCATTGAAGCAGTTGTATGGCATTATTGAATACGAGGGAGCAATGAAGCGTGAAGTTCCTTCACTGAAAGCTGCACTTAGCGATTCTTCTACAATAGGTGTGATAACAGAATTTGTGCGTAAAACACCTGCCTTAGGCTGGATAAACCAAGATGCAAAGATAAGGAATGTCGGTGCGGATTACGCACGTTATGGAGCTACTGCCATAAGTGTTCCAACCGATTTCACTTATTTTGGTGGATACGATGAGTTTGTTCAGGAGGTTCGTGCAATAGGTATAACCTTGCCTTTGTTGTATAAGAATTATATTATTGATGAATACCAATTGTTTCAAGCCAAACACGCAGGAGCATCTGCTGTTATGCTGACTGCCGTATTACTCGAATTGGAGCAATGCCATTCTTTGGTTTCGCTTGCCCATCAGTTGGGAATGGAGGTGGCATTGGAATTGCATACGGCTGAAGAAATGGATTATCTTGCTTGCAATGCCGATATGGTAGTGGTGAACAATCGTAAGGCTTGTAGCTTTGAAATGGATATAAATCGTTCGCTTGAGTTGGCGAAGTTGCTTCCTGCAAGTATGCTTAAAATAAGCGAAGGCGGGATTGACACTCCCGAAACTGCAAAGCAATTAGCAGCAGTAGGCTATCAAGGCGTTATTATTGGTGAGCCGTTTATGCTGGCAGAGAACCCTGGTCTTGCGTTTGGTGAGTTTATAAAGAAATTAAAGGAATAGGTCTGAATATATGATTATAAAAGTTTGTGGCACCCGTGAAGCCGAGAATATTCACGCTTTAGCAGAACTTGGAGTAGATTGGATAGGCTTTGACTTTCGCCCAGATAGTCCGAAGTTTGTACGACAAATATCGTCTCGTGTGGGCATAATTCCCGATTATGGCAGTCGTGAGGCAGCAATGGGCAAGGAAACTGTGCAGAATGAATCTGCCGATGGGTGTTTCCTACAACGCTTTGGCGTGTTTGCCGACGATATGCCGCAGAATATTGTAACACGAGTAGTGAACTTCAAACTCACTATGGTGCAGTTAGATGGCGAGGAGAGCAGCGTTATGGTAAACAATCTTCGTTCTACACTCGACCCAGATATTCGTGCAGGCATCAATATAATGAAGACCTTACACATTCAATTGGTTGAAGACCTAATGCAAACACGAGAGTACGAAGGTACAGTAGATTATTTTTTGTTTAAGGTAGACACAGCAAAGGTCGATTTAAACGTTATCAAAACCTATACAGGCAGTACGCCTTTCAT
This window encodes:
- a CDS encoding indole-3-glycerol phosphate synthase TrpC → MKDILEAIVANKQKELEQWKQYVPLKQLYGIIEYEGAMKREVPSLKAALSDSSTIGVITEFVRKTPALGWINQDAKIRNVGADYARYGATAISVPTDFTYFGGYDEFVQEVRAIGITLPLLYKNYIIDEYQLFQAKHAGASAVMLTAVLLELEQCHSLVSLAHQLGMEVALELHTAEEMDYLACNADMVVVNNRKACSFEMDINRSLELAKLLPASMLKISEGGIDTPETAKQLAAVGYQGVIIGEPFMLAENPGLAFGEFIKKLKE
- a CDS encoding phosphoribosylanthranilate isomerase, producing MIIKVCGTREAENIHALAELGVDWIGFDFRPDSPKFVRQISSRVGIIPDYGSREAAMGKETVQNESADGCFLQRFGVFADDMPQNIVTRVVNFKLTMVQLDGEESSVMVNNLRSTLDPDIRAGINIMKTLHIQLVEDLMQTREYEGTVDYFLFKVDTAKVDLNVIKTYTGSTPFIIGNVALEQMDKLKAFQHPMFVGVDLDDCADVQTAIKTLTE